The Vicia villosa cultivar HV-30 ecotype Madison, WI linkage group LG1, Vvil1.0, whole genome shotgun sequence genome includes a region encoding these proteins:
- the LOC131595045 gene encoding uncharacterized protein LOC131595045, with amino-acid sequence MAEVVNGPCESSPRRFAHLTNNPAARRAEMKTGLLQIIYANPFAGLDHEDPYTHLTRFYEIAGTLGAPEAEEEAVFMRLFPHSLIGKAKDWYLDQSTETMTNWNVLERNFLSRFFSHNRFMDVKTAIATFTQFSNETLCEAWERYKSMLRKCPNHGFDDMSQIHIFRNGLLPQPKLLRDATARGSLIAKSAAEAISIIDRMALTDHQVQHNRGTVQKKPGVLELGTNDAILAQNKLLTQTVEELTKQLSKLPQQLKDVHGSSNASQQVAFCELCTGDHLTGFCPPINEEVKYMGNQQQRQVSYNQGYPHNNNASYGQNRPNQYQSYTQPDKLSKIEDTLNQFMQLSMANQKNTDASIRNLEMQVGQIAKQLSEQQRGTFSATTQVNPKETCNAIPTKGSDIVQDKVGENSKGIVVEKNQEKGKRKEEEENNTDPGKVTLPVNIGNIYFYSALVDLGSSVNLLPLSVVRNIEDLHLNPTTMKLQLADKSTTEPIGVMKDVMVKVDGFRFSTDFVVISMNKDEDSPPILGRPFIKAARMMIDVDEGKMKVRFKDEEVNFKLFQHKEDDYSKAKAPDEKGLILKKINGKERPNDGGKDVLTNSYKPP; translated from the coding sequence ATGGCTGAAGTTGTTAATGGTCCTTGTGAAAGTAGCCCAAGGCGGTTCGCCCATCTCACCAACAATCCAGCCGCAAGACGAGCTGAGATGAAAACAGGACTGCTGCAAATTATTTATGCTAatccttttgcaggtttggatcaTGAAGATCCATACACTCACCTCACCCGATTCTACGAAATAGCTGGTACATTAGGTGCACCAGAGGCTGAAGAGGAAGCTGTCTTCATGAGGTTATTTCCACACTCTTTGATCGgaaaagcaaaggattggtacctcGATCAATCAACAGAAACCATGACCAACTGGAATGTGTTAGAGAGAAACTTTCTCAGCAGATTCTTTTCTCACAACCGATTCATGGATGTAAAGACAGCTATCGCCACATTCACCCAATTTTCAAATGAAACTTTGTGTGAAGCCTGGGAACGCTATAAATCCATGCTACGGAAGTGTCCAAACCACGGTTTCGACGACATGTCACAAATCCACATTTTCCGTAATGGATTATTACCTCAACCGAAGCTTTTAAGAGACGCAACAGCTAGAGGTTCCTTGATAGCAAAAAGTGCAGCAGAAGCAATTTcaatcattgataggatggcccTCACAGATCACCAAGTTCAACACAATCGAGGTACCGTCCAAAAGAAGCCTGGAGTTTTGGAATTGGGTACAAATGATGCAATCCTAGCACAAAACAAACTGCTCACTCAAACCGTAGAGGAATTGACAAAACAGTTGTCCAAGCTTCCTCAACAACTCAAAGATGTGCACGGTTCGTCAAACGCATCACAACAAGTGGCTTTTTGTGAACTTTGTACGGGTGATCATCTAACTGGTTTCTGTCCCCCGATCAACGAAGAGGTAAAATATATGGGAAATCAACAACAAAGGCAAGTTTCGTACAATCAAGGTTATCCACACAACAACAACGCAAGCTATGGCCAAAACCGACCAAATCAGTACCAAAGTTACACGCAGCCAGATAAGCTTTCAAAGATCGAGGATAccttgaatcaattcatgcaattgtccATGGCAAACCAGAAAAACACTGATGCGTCAATTAGAAATCTTGAAATGCAAGTTGGGCAAATTGCGAAGCAACTAAGTGAGCAACAAAGAGGTACGTTTTCTGCCACAACTCAAGTTAATCCCAAAGAAACTTGTAATGCAATCCCGACAAAAGGTAGtgacattgttcaagacaaagttGGGGAGAATTCAAAAGGTATAGTTgtggagaaaaatcaagaaaaaggaaAACGTAAGGAGGAGGAAGAAAACAATACGGATCCTGGAAAAGTTACCTTACCGGTTAACATTGGAAATATCTATTTTTATAGTGCTTTGGTTGATCTTGGATCAAGCGTCAATCTTCTTCCATTATCCGTCGTGAGAAATATTGAAGATCTTCACTTGAACCCTACAACAATGAAGTTGCAACTTGCTGACAAATCAACCACAGAACCAATTGGCGTAATGAAAGATGTAATGGTCAAAGTGGATGGTTTTCGATTTTCAACTGACTTTGTGGTAATAAgcatgaataaagatgaagataGTCCTCCAATCTTAGGTCGTCCCTTCATAAAAGCAGCCCGAATGATGATTGACGTAGATGAAGGGAAGATGAAAGTAAGGTTCAAAGATGAAGAAGTAAACTTCAAATTGTTTCAACACAAGGAGGATGATTATTCCAAAGCTAAAGCTCCTGATGAAAAAGGCCTGATATTGAAAAAGATAAATGGTAAAGAAAGGCCAAATGATGGTGGCAAGGACGTTTTGACAAATTCATACAAACCACCGTAG